In one window of Bizionia sp. M204 DNA:
- the nhaC gene encoding Na+/H+ antiporter NhaC has product MQDDKNLSDIDIEDQTIIENKELSIWEALIPVVILMLMLAYNIFLADGEALGEYSNQFILLLGAAVAAIVGFFNKVRFQIMMKEVWENLRSVFVPIMILFLVGALAGTWLVSGVIPAMVYYGLQVLSPSIFLPASVIICAVISIATGSSWTTSATVGIALIGIGSALGIPTGMIAGAAISGAYFGDKMSPLSDTTNLAPAMAGTDLFTHIRYMALTTIPTIIITLIAFSVMSMTIDTTGTADLSSLLISIENTFNITPMLFIVPLVVIALILLKTKPLIALGVGVILAAVFAFIFQPAILDSLGDSKLGATVNAILTDTQIVTDNEKLNDLFAAGGMKGMIWTILLICCAMFFGGIMDAIGALARITKVLLSFATTVFGLFASTVISCLGLNTIASDQYLAIVIPGKMFKQAYKDKGLAPENLSRTLEDSGTVTSVLIPWNTCGAYQSSVLGVSVADYFVYAIFNWLSPFMTLTYAALNIKIKQLTSNTK; this is encoded by the coding sequence ATGCAGGACGATAAAAACCTATCAGATATTGATATTGAAGACCAAACAATTATTGAGAATAAAGAATTAAGTATCTGGGAAGCGTTAATTCCTGTGGTTATTTTAATGCTAATGCTGGCTTACAACATCTTTCTTGCAGATGGTGAAGCTTTAGGAGAATATTCCAATCAGTTTATTTTATTATTAGGTGCGGCTGTGGCTGCCATCGTTGGATTTTTTAATAAAGTCCGCTTTCAAATCATGATGAAAGAGGTCTGGGAAAACTTGCGCAGCGTATTTGTACCCATAATGATTTTGTTTTTAGTTGGCGCTTTAGCCGGAACGTGGTTGGTAAGTGGTGTTATTCCGGCCATGGTATATTATGGTCTACAAGTTTTAAGTCCGTCAATATTTTTACCGGCTTCTGTTATTATTTGTGCGGTTATTTCCATTGCAACAGGTAGTTCTTGGACCACTTCTGCAACGGTAGGTATTGCCTTAATTGGAATTGGAAGCGCTTTAGGAATTCCTACAGGCATGATTGCTGGTGCCGCTATTTCTGGCGCATATTTTGGCGATAAAATGTCGCCATTGAGTGATACCACTAACCTAGCTCCTGCCATGGCTGGAACGGATTTATTTACACATATTAGGTATATGGCGTTAACAACTATTCCTACGATTATAATTACATTAATAGCCTTTTCGGTAATGAGTATGACTATTGATACCACAGGAACTGCCGATTTAAGTAGTCTTTTAATAAGTATTGAAAACACGTTTAATATTACACCAATGTTATTTATTGTACCATTAGTGGTAATAGCTTTAATTCTTTTAAAAACAAAGCCACTTATTGCTCTTGGTGTTGGTGTTATATTGGCAGCCGTTTTCGCTTTTATTTTCCAACCCGCTATTTTAGATAGTTTAGGAGATTCTAAATTAGGCGCCACGGTAAATGCCATATTAACAGACACGCAAATTGTAACCGATAACGAAAAACTAAACGACTTATTTGCTGCAGGCGGCATGAAAGGCATGATTTGGACCATTCTTCTAATTTGCTGCGCCATGTTTTTTGGTGGCATTATGGATGCTATAGGCGCTTTGGCAAGAATTACTAAAGTACTCTTGTCTTTTGCTACAACGGTTTTCGGATTATTTGCAAGTACCGTTATCAGTTGTTTAGGATTAAATACTATAGCCAGTGATCAATATTTAGCCATTGTTATTCCTGGTAAAATGTTTAAGCAAGCGTATAAAGATAAAGGATTAGCTCCTGAAAATTTGAGTAGAACCTTGGAAGATTCTGGAACGGTAACGTCCGTATTAATTCCTTGGAATACCTGTGGCGCGTATCAAAGTAGTGTTTTAGGTGTTTCTGTTGCTGATTATTTTGTGTATGCCATCTTCAATTGGTTAAGTCCTTTTATGACCTTAACTTACGCGGCATTAAATATTAAAATTAAACAACTAACGAGCAACACTAAATAA
- a CDS encoding peroxiredoxin, with product MAFVGKKFPDLNVDAMNEMGDTFKVNVLEEAVNNKKKVVLFWYPKDFTFVCPTELHAFQAAMKEFEKRNTIVIGASCDTPEVHFAWLSTAKDNGGIEGVTYPILADSNRNLSSVLGILDITNEIFDEETGTVQVEGDNVTYRATYIIDEDGIVQHESINNMPLGRNVGEYIRLIDALTHVQEKGEVCPANWEEGKDAMQANAKGTAAYLASH from the coding sequence ATGGCATTTGTAGGAAAAAAATTCCCAGATTTAAACGTTGACGCAATGAATGAAATGGGCGACACTTTTAAAGTGAACGTTCTTGAAGAAGCAGTAAACAACAAGAAAAAAGTAGTATTATTCTGGTATCCTAAAGATTTTACCTTTGTATGTCCAACGGAGTTACATGCATTCCAAGCAGCAATGAAGGAATTCGAAAAACGTAATACAATAGTTATTGGCGCATCATGTGATACTCCTGAAGTACATTTTGCTTGGTTAAGCACAGCAAAAGATAATGGTGGTATAGAAGGTGTAACCTATCCAATCCTTGCTGATAGTAATAGAAACTTATCTAGCGTTTTAGGAATTTTAGATATTACCAACGAAATTTTTGATGAAGAGACAGGAACTGTTCAAGTTGAAGGCGATAATGTAACGTATAGAGCTACCTATATTATTGATGAAGATGGTATTGTACAGCACGAAAGCATCAACAACATGCCATTAGGTAGAAATGTTGGTGAATATATTCGTTTGATAGACGCCTTAACACACGTTCAAGAAAAAGGTGAAGTTTGTCCAGCAAACTGGGAAGAAGGAAAAGACGCTATGCAAGCTAACGCGAAAGGAACTGCTGCATATTTAGCATCTCACTAA
- a CDS encoding co-chaperone YbbN, with protein MVQELEQDNLQDIINNNDTVVVQYSATWCGNCRIMKPKFKKLATEHEGVTFVMADAEKFPESRKLATVDNLPTFATFKKGEFVGQEQTNKFDALKELVDNVI; from the coding sequence ATGGTACAGGAATTAGAACAAGATAATTTACAGGATATCATTAATAATAATGATACAGTAGTTGTACAGTATTCAGCTACTTGGTGTGGAAACTGCCGCATTATGAAGCCTAAATTCAAGAAATTAGCAACAGAGCATGAAGGTGTTACTTTTGTGATGGCTGATGCTGAAAAATTTCCTGAAAGTAGAAAATTAGCAACTGTTGATAATTTACCAACCTTTGCGACTTTTAAAAAAGGGGAATTTGTTGGTCAAGAACAAACCAATAAATTCGACGCTTTAAAAGAACTTGTTGATAACGTAATCTAG
- a CDS encoding fasciclin domain-containing protein, whose translation MKNLKLVTVATCLLTFVMSLNMSAQSNMMKQETKMVGGAEMYPTKNIIENAVNSKDHTTLVAAVKAADLVDALSSEGPFTVFAPTNSAFDKLPKGTVDNLLKMENKMMLQTILKYHVASGKWNASDIMKAIKKGNGKAQITTLSGGTLTAWMKGKAVYVTDENGNSALVTIADVNQSNGVIHVVDAVLLPKS comes from the coding sequence ATGAAAAATTTGAAATTAGTAACAGTAGCAACATGTCTATTAACATTTGTAATGTCTTTAAATATGAGTGCTCAAAGCAACATGATGAAACAGGAGACTAAAATGGTTGGTGGCGCCGAAATGTATCCTACAAAAAACATTATTGAGAATGCTGTGAATTCTAAAGATCATACCACGCTAGTTGCAGCCGTTAAAGCTGCAGATTTAGTTGATGCTTTATCAAGTGAAGGTCCGTTTACCGTTTTTGCTCCAACCAATAGTGCCTTTGATAAGTTACCAAAAGGAACCGTAGATAATTTACTGAAGATGGAAAACAAAATGATGTTACAAACCATTTTAAAATATCATGTTGCTTCTGGAAAATGGAATGCTTCAGATATTATGAAAGCCATTAAAAAGGGTAATGGTAAAGCGCAAATTACAACCTTAAGTGGTGGAACATTAACAGCTTGGATGAAAGGAAAAGCTGTGTATGTTACGGATGAGAATGGAAACTCTGCTTTGGTAACGATTGCCGATGTTAACCAATCTAATGGTGTTATTCATGTCGTTGATGCCGTATTATTACCAAAGTCGTAA
- the tpx gene encoding thiol peroxidase, with translation MATVTLHGDAIQTSGSLPKTNSKAPDFALTNTDLGTNTLADYKGQKLVLNIFPSVDTGTCAASVRQFNQEASELDNTKVLCISRDLPFALARFCAAEGLDNVVSLSDFKDRSFGKNYGVAFTSGPLETLLSRSVVVIDEKGQVVYTEQVQETVDEPNYKAALEALMDA, from the coding sequence ATGGCAACAGTAACCTTACATGGCGATGCAATTCAAACATCTGGATCACTTCCAAAAACGAACAGTAAAGCACCAGATTTCGCATTAACTAACACCGATCTAGGAACTAACACATTAGCAGATTATAAAGGACAAAAATTAGTGTTAAATATATTTCCAAGCGTAGATACAGGTACGTGTGCAGCTTCAGTCAGACAATTTAACCAAGAGGCAAGCGAATTAGACAACACAAAAGTACTATGTATTTCTAGAGATTTACCATTTGCTTTAGCTCGTTTTTGCGCGGCGGAAGGATTGGACAATGTGGTATCGCTTTCAGATTTCAAAGATAGAAGCTTTGGAAAAAATTATGGCGTGGCTTTTACATCTGGACCATTGGAAACGTTACTTTCAAGATCAGTAGTAGTTATTGATGAAAAGGGACAAGTAGTTTATACAGAACAAGTTCAAGAAACGGTTGATGAACCAAACTATAAAGCAGCTTTGGAGGCTTTAATGGATGCCTAA
- a CDS encoding diacylglycerol kinase family protein, with amino-acid sequence MPKKDSFLINRLKSVTYAFKGAFILVSTEASIKVQLCIGIIMTVAGFYFEISTTEWLIQIGTIGLIMALEGINTAIEEIANFIHPEYHKKIGLIKDIAAGAVFIFAITAIIIGCIIYIPKIF; translated from the coding sequence ATGCCTAAAAAAGATTCATTTTTAATTAATAGATTAAAAAGCGTTACATATGCTTTTAAAGGCGCTTTTATATTAGTTTCCACAGAAGCTAGTATAAAAGTGCAACTTTGTATTGGTATTATCATGACAGTTGCGGGTTTTTATTTTGAAATCTCAACAACCGAATGGCTAATTCAAATAGGAACTATTGGTTTAATTATGGCTTTAGAGGGTATAAATACAGCCATCGAAGAAATAGCAAATTTTATACATCCAGAATATCATAAAAAAATAGGACTCATTAAAGATATAGCCGCAGGCGCTGTTTTTATTTTTGCTATAACGGCAATAATCATAGGATGTATCATATATATTCCAAAGATTTTTTAA
- a CDS encoding DNA translocase FtsK translates to MAKKKTKATKATKPKFKAPSFKLSNQQKLVLGSFLILSGLLLFIAFVSYFFTGQNDQSTLSEFGNKAIESQNWLNKTGAWVSDFFIHRGFGVASFIFAGLIFLSGVFVLTNGNRSKLRKHWFWGTLIVVWLSIIFGFFAEKWSSLGGTVGFEINTYLQIYLGKIGTILLLVFGLIFYLAIRFRLTFDNIKNAFKSVKKDINANIKDSQTADDPLVPLDNDLSAEAEDIKSAFDLTVEKNESEAPITPPIKKPEPKPVAKDDTEEPEMQIEVETVEEELSETDNLANKLVEDFGQFDPTLELSNYQFPSLDLLKKYDSEGITINQEELEENKNRIVDTLNNYKIGISNIKATIGPTVTLYEIIPEAGVRISKIKNLEDDIALSLSALGIRIIAPIPGKGTIGIEVPNKNSTIVSMRSVIASQKFQKSEMQLPIALGKTISNETFVVDLAKMPHLLMAGATGQGKSVGLNAVLTSLLYKKHPAEVKFVLVDPKKVELTLFNKIERHYLAKLPDSEEAIITDNTKVINTLNSLCIEMDNRYELLKNALCRNIAEYNAKFKARKLNPNDGHQFLPYIVLVVDEFADLIMTAGKEVETPIARLAQLARAIGIHLIVATQRPSVNVITGIIKANFPARIAFRVTSKIDSRTILDGSGADQLIGRGDMLFTQGNEMIRIQCAFVDTPEVEKITDFIGSQKAYPEAYLLPEYVGEESGTSLDVDISDRDVLFKDAAEIIVTAQQGSASLLQRKLKLGYNRAGRLIDQLEAAGIVGGFEGSKARQVLVPDLAALNMLLENETS, encoded by the coding sequence ATGGCCAAAAAGAAAACAAAAGCAACAAAAGCGACGAAACCCAAGTTCAAAGCGCCTAGTTTTAAACTATCCAATCAACAAAAGTTGGTATTAGGCAGTTTTTTAATTCTTTCAGGTCTTTTACTTTTTATTGCTTTTGTGTCGTACTTTTTTACAGGGCAAAACGACCAGAGTACGCTTTCAGAATTTGGTAATAAAGCTATTGAATCTCAAAATTGGCTTAATAAAACAGGTGCTTGGGTTAGTGATTTTTTTATCCATCGTGGCTTTGGTGTGGCTTCATTTATTTTTGCAGGTCTTATTTTCCTATCAGGTGTTTTCGTTCTTACCAATGGCAACCGCTCTAAACTTCGCAAACATTGGTTTTGGGGCACTTTAATTGTTGTTTGGCTTTCTATAATTTTTGGGTTTTTCGCTGAAAAATGGAGCTCTTTAGGAGGAACAGTCGGTTTTGAAATAAATACCTATTTGCAAATCTATTTAGGAAAAATTGGAACCATACTTCTACTCGTTTTTGGTTTAATATTCTATTTAGCCATTCGGTTTAGATTGACTTTTGATAACATTAAAAACGCTTTTAAATCCGTTAAAAAGGACATTAACGCCAATATAAAGGATAGTCAGACAGCTGATGATCCATTGGTTCCTTTGGATAACGATTTGTCAGCGGAAGCGGAAGATATTAAATCTGCTTTCGATTTAACTGTAGAAAAAAACGAATCAGAGGCACCAATTACACCGCCAATAAAGAAACCAGAACCTAAACCTGTAGCAAAAGACGATACGGAAGAGCCTGAAATGCAGATTGAAGTTGAAACGGTTGAAGAAGAACTTTCGGAAACTGATAATTTAGCGAATAAATTGGTTGAAGATTTTGGCCAATTTGATCCGACTTTGGAGTTGAGTAATTACCAATTCCCATCATTAGACTTACTGAAAAAATACGATTCTGAAGGTATAACTATTAACCAAGAAGAATTAGAAGAAAATAAAAACCGCATTGTAGATACGCTAAATAACTATAAAATTGGTATTTCCAATATTAAAGCAACCATTGGACCAACAGTAACCTTGTATGAAATAATACCAGAAGCTGGAGTCCGAATTTCTAAAATTAAAAACCTAGAAGATGATATTGCTTTATCGCTTTCCGCTTTAGGAATTAGAATTATTGCGCCAATTCCAGGAAAAGGAACTATTGGTATTGAAGTTCCAAATAAAAATTCTACTATCGTTTCTATGCGTTCGGTTATTGCCTCGCAGAAATTTCAGAAATCGGAAATGCAATTGCCAATTGCTTTAGGTAAAACGATTAGTAATGAAACTTTTGTGGTAGATTTAGCCAAGATGCCTCACCTGCTAATGGCTGGTGCAACAGGACAAGGTAAATCGGTTGGATTAAATGCGGTATTAACATCACTACTGTACAAGAAGCATCCTGCGGAAGTAAAATTTGTATTGGTAGACCCGAAGAAGGTTGAATTGACGCTTTTCAATAAAATTGAACGTCATTATTTAGCCAAACTACCAGATAGTGAAGAAGCCATAATTACAGATAATACCAAAGTAATTAATACACTTAACTCATTGTGTATTGAAATGGACAACCGTTATGAATTATTAAAAAATGCGTTGTGTAGAAACATTGCCGAATATAATGCGAAATTTAAAGCGCGAAAATTAAATCCAAATGATGGCCATCAATTTTTACCCTATATCGTTTTGGTGGTGGATGAGTTTGCCGATTTAATCATGACAGCTGGTAAAGAAGTAGAAACCCCTATAGCACGATTGGCACAATTGGCACGAGCCATTGGAATACATTTAATTGTAGCCACCCAAAGACCTTCTGTAAACGTTATAACAGGTATTATTAAAGCAAATTTCCCAGCGAGGATCGCATTTAGAGTAACCAGTAAAATAGATTCTCGTACTATTTTAGACGGTTCTGGAGCTGATCAATTAATTGGACGTGGTGATATGCTTTTTACACAAGGAAACGAAATGATCCGTATTCAATGTGCCTTTGTTGATACACCGGAAGTGGAAAAAATTACCGATTTTATCGGTTCTCAAAAAGCATATCCAGAAGCTTACTTACTGCCAGAGTACGTTGGTGAGGAAAGTGGCACAAGTCTTGATGTAGACATAAGCGATCGGGATGTTTTGTTTAAAGATGCGGCAGAAATTATTGTCACAGCCCAACAAGGTTCCGCATCATTATTACAACGAAAATTAAAACTAGGATATAATCGTGCTGGTCGTTTAATAGATCAGTTGGAAGCAGCAGGAATTGTTGGTGGATTTGAAGGTAGTAAAGCCAGACAGGTTTTGGTACCAGATTTAGCAGCATTAAATATGCTTTTAGAAAACGAAACATCTTAA
- a CDS encoding outer membrane lipoprotein carrier protein LolA, with the protein MKKLLVLVLIMVTSVTFAQDNEAKILLNKVSKKVKSYDNISIDFKYALSNDVENLKQETRGDVVIAGDKYRLNILGMTRIYDGKTLYSISPDDEEVTISSNNTEDENSITPSKMLSFYETGYSYKMDILQNVQGRKIQYVKLTPSDSGSEIKNILLGIDAQTYHIYNLIETGKNGTKTTLTVNSFKTNEPLSKTLFTFDANKYKDHYINKLD; encoded by the coding sequence ATGAAAAAACTATTAGTATTAGTATTAATCATGGTCACGTCTGTAACTTTTGCACAAGATAATGAGGCCAAAATTCTATTAAACAAGGTTTCTAAAAAAGTAAAAAGTTATGATAATATATCCATTGACTTTAAATATGCCTTAAGCAATGATGTAGAAAACTTAAAACAAGAAACACGTGGTGATGTGGTTATTGCGGGCGATAAATACCGTTTAAATATACTAGGAATGACCCGCATCTACGATGGCAAAACACTTTATAGTATTAGCCCTGATGATGAAGAGGTAACCATTTCATCAAATAACACCGAAGATGAAAATAGTATTACCCCAAGTAAAATGTTGTCTTTTTACGAAACCGGATACTCTTACAAAATGGATATTCTTCAAAATGTACAAGGTCGGAAAATTCAATATGTAAAATTAACACCTAGTGATTCTGGTTCCGAAATTAAAAATATTCTTTTAGGTATAGATGCTCAAACCTATCACATTTACAATTTAATTGAAACAGGTAAAAATGGTACAAAAACTACTTTAACTGTTAATTCTTTTAAAACAAACGAGCCCTTATCAAAAACCTTATTTACCTTTGATGCTAACAAATATAAAGACCATTATATTAATAAGTTAGATTAG
- a CDS encoding LptF/LptG family permease, translating to MKILDRYILTTYLKTFFSVFIILMLIFVLQTIWLYIKELAGKDLDMVVILKFLFYFTPKLIPLVLPLTILLSSIMVFGSFAENYEFAAMKSTGISLQRAMTGLSIFIVGLGITTFLFANNVIPWAEFNSHNLRKNIATLKPAMVIAEGQFNDVMDYNIKVEKKSGENGRYLKGVVMHKKSQRNNANNTIIVAKNGELIGEEDSDVLQFILFDGYFYDDTPSKNRAERSRHPMVMSHFEKYIINIDLSQLNSNDLDEKNVSDKYNMLNIADLNYTIDSLGTALNNDHEDFAISLYNRSNLPVLNFGINATKPVDSSFNGNILELFPDNRKIEMLDQALNSLKSTKQIVNIKTKYFKERNVEINKHFIALHEKLALGFACIILFFVGAPLGALIRKGGIGLPMIIAILLFLTYHFIGIFAKNSAKDGSLNPILAAWFSTLVMLPLGYYLTKRATADRGLFEFDHIIEPIKKLLKIPNKSEESITTQKPRISLSSEGDLQAKARLTDYSMHAKFSFVFYCIAIVLFVLYFVFQNNKLEEIAAIIIQISAISGVIYTLYFIVSYVNISGLSKRIETFHVSKNPIFIILGFIMYPIRHFLLKNKINKVFSLNSK from the coding sequence GTGAAAATACTAGACCGTTACATACTTACTACGTATTTAAAAACCTTTTTCAGCGTGTTTATCATACTCATGCTAATTTTTGTATTACAAACCATTTGGCTTTATATAAAAGAATTAGCTGGTAAGGATTTGGACATGGTTGTCATTTTAAAATTTCTATTTTACTTTACACCCAAACTTATCCCACTAGTATTACCACTAACTATTCTTCTATCTTCGATTATGGTTTTCGGTAGTTTTGCTGAAAACTATGAATTTGCCGCCATGAAATCCACTGGAATTTCGTTACAGCGCGCCATGACTGGCTTAAGTATTTTTATAGTAGGATTGGGCATTACCACCTTTTTATTTGCTAACAACGTTATACCTTGGGCTGAATTTAATTCACATAATCTTCGGAAAAACATTGCCACCTTAAAACCTGCTATGGTAATTGCCGAAGGTCAGTTTAATGATGTCATGGATTACAACATTAAAGTTGAAAAAAAATCAGGTGAAAATGGCAGGTATTTGAAAGGTGTGGTCATGCACAAGAAAAGCCAAAGAAATAATGCCAACAACACGATAATAGTTGCTAAAAATGGTGAACTTATAGGTGAAGAAGATTCTGATGTGTTACAATTTATTCTCTTTGATGGATATTTTTATGATGATACGCCATCCAAAAATCGTGCTGAAAGAAGTCGGCATCCCATGGTAATGAGTCATTTTGAAAAATATATTATTAATATCGATTTATCTCAATTAAATAGTAATGATTTAGACGAGAAAAATGTATCAGACAAGTACAATATGCTGAACATTGCGGATTTAAATTATACCATAGATTCATTAGGAACTGCTTTAAACAATGATCATGAAGATTTTGCTATTAGTTTATACAACCGCTCCAACTTACCTGTATTAAACTTTGGAATTAACGCTACTAAACCTGTAGACTCATCTTTTAACGGTAATATTTTAGAGTTATTTCCAGATAATAGAAAAATAGAAATGCTAGATCAGGCATTGAATTCGTTAAAAAGCACCAAACAAATTGTAAATATTAAAACTAAATATTTTAAAGAGCGTAATGTTGAAATCAACAAACATTTTATTGCTCTTCATGAAAAATTAGCTTTAGGTTTTGCCTGTATTATCCTGTTTTTTGTAGGAGCGCCTTTAGGTGCTTTAATTAGAAAAGGTGGTATTGGATTGCCAATGATTATTGCTATCTTATTATTTTTAACTTATCACTTTATAGGAATTTTCGCAAAAAACAGCGCTAAAGATGGTAGTTTAAATCCAATTCTAGCTGCTTGGTTCTCTACGCTTGTTATGTTGCCTCTTGGCTACTATTTAACCAAACGCGCAACAGCAGATCGTGGTTTATTTGAATTTGATCATATTATTGAACCCATTAAGAAGCTATTAAAAATTCCAAACAAATCAGAAGAAAGTATAACAACACAAAAACCTCGAATTTCTTTAAGTTCTGAAGGCGACTTACAAGCTAAAGCGCGTTTAACTGATTATAGTATGCATGCTAAATTTAGTTTTGTTTTTTATTGCATTGCTATTGTACTATTTGTGCTTTATTTCGTGTTTCAAAATAATAAACTAGAAGAAATTGCGGCTATAATAATTCAAATAAGCGCTATTTCAGGTGTAATTTATACACTTTACTTTATCGTATCATATGTAAATATTTCAGGCTTATCAAAACGGATTGAAACATTCCACGTTTCTAAAAATCCAATTTTTATCATACTTGGTTTTATTATGTACCCCATTAGACATTTTTTACTGAAGAATAAAATAAATAAAGTCTTTTCACTTAATTCAAAATAA
- the ribB gene encoding 3,4-dihydroxy-2-butanone-4-phosphate synthase: MSMTQTQNTKTFQLDAIEDAINDIRNGKVIIVVDDENRENEGDFLAAAEMATPEMINFMATHGRGLICTPLTENRCRALELDMMVRNNTDPMETAFTISVDLRGNGVTTGISAADRAKTVQALVDDNMKPFELARPGHIFPLVAKEGGVLRRTGHTEAAIDFARLAGLKPAGVIVEIMNEDGTMARLPELMKVAKKFDLKIVSIEDLVAYRMQHDSLIEKVEDFNLETRFGNFRLRAYNQTTNNQIHIALTKGSWSTSEPVLTRVNATLVNHDILGTLTNNADQKLDDMFQVINQAEKGAVIFINQQSQTMNLLKRLNVLKEAQVPGEVIKAPRLDMDAKDFGIGAQILHDLNIHKLKLISNSEQTKRVGMIGYGLEIVEYVNY; this comes from the coding sequence ATGTCCATGACTCAAACTCAAAATACCAAAACCTTTCAATTAGATGCCATTGAAGATGCCATAAACGATATCCGAAATGGAAAAGTTATTATTGTTGTTGATGATGAGAATCGGGAAAATGAAGGTGATTTTCTAGCAGCTGCAGAAATGGCAACACCTGAAATGATTAACTTCATGGCCACACATGGTCGGGGCTTAATTTGTACACCATTAACCGAAAATCGTTGTAGGGCTTTAGAGCTTGATATGATGGTTCGTAATAATACGGATCCTATGGAAACAGCGTTTACTATTTCAGTAGATTTAAGAGGAAACGGTGTTACTACGGGTATTTCAGCTGCCGATCGTGCTAAAACTGTTCAAGCTTTGGTAGATGATAATATGAAACCTTTTGAATTGGCTAGGCCTGGTCATATATTTCCTTTAGTTGCAAAAGAAGGAGGTGTATTAAGGCGAACCGGACATACGGAAGCTGCTATAGATTTTGCACGACTTGCTGGATTAAAACCAGCAGGTGTTATAGTGGAAATTATGAATGAAGATGGTACTATGGCTCGTTTACCAGAGTTAATGAAAGTGGCCAAAAAATTCGATTTAAAAATTGTTTCTATAGAAGATTTAGTGGCTTACCGCATGCAGCACGATTCTTTAATTGAAAAGGTGGAAGATTTTAATCTAGAAACCCGTTTTGGAAATTTTAGATTGCGTGCCTATAACCAAACAACCAACAATCAAATTCACATTGCGCTTACTAAAGGGTCTTGGTCTACGAGTGAACCTGTATTAACACGTGTGAATGCAACGCTTGTTAATCATGATATTTTAGGAACGTTAACCAACAATGCCGATCAGAAGTTGGACGACATGTTTCAAGTAATTAACCAAGCCGAAAAAGGTGCTGTTATCTTTATTAATCAGCAATCGCAAACCATGAATTTATTAAAACGTCTGAACGTTCTAAAAGAAGCACAAGTTCCTGGTGAGGTAATAAAAGCACCGCGTCTTGATATGGATGCGAAGGATTTTGGAATTGGTGCTCAAATTTTACATGATTTAAATATTCATAAATTAAAACTCATTTCTAATAGTGAGCAAACCAAACGTGTTGGGATGATTGGTTACGGATTGGAAATTGTTGAGTATGTTAATTATTAG
- a CDS encoding T9SS type A sorting domain-containing protein — protein MKHVYTAVILLFMTFTLQAQNHTYEFSISFVGINANTGNYQMALLATPSESVVDDSTDDMGAGFYVPTGMTIGNFVTGNSNLPASEWASISMGPGVNGDAYFLGRDEAGQFTVMLNGAGPFELVLFDVIADPNPTTGAILFVENGDPVFDTIFIENYINIWAQNLYSQNNPTASSVNFATLSAEAVIVDTSLSVYPNPASDILNIKTPNTINSIELYSILGKKVFESSQNTNQIDVSNFQSGIYLLKIQTEKGRVTKKIVIK, from the coding sequence ATGAAACATGTATACACAGCGGTCATTTTACTTTTTATGACCTTCACATTACAAGCGCAAAATCATACTTATGAGTTTAGTATCTCATTTGTAGGGATAAACGCAAACACAGGCAACTACCAAATGGCTTTATTGGCAACACCAAGCGAATCCGTAGTTGATGACAGTACAGACGATATGGGAGCCGGCTTTTATGTGCCAACAGGTATGACTATAGGTAATTTTGTAACTGGTAATTCTAATCTTCCAGCCTCCGAATGGGCATCTATTTCCATGGGACCTGGTGTTAATGGCGATGCCTATTTTTTAGGTCGCGATGAAGCTGGCCAATTTACCGTAATGTTAAATGGTGCAGGGCCTTTTGAGCTGGTTTTATTTGATGTTATTGCAGATCCTAACCCAACAACAGGCGCTATTCTGTTCGTTGAAAATGGTGATCCAGTTTTTGACACCATTTTTATTGAAAATTATATCAATATCTGGGCACAAAACTTATACTCACAAAACAATCCAACAGCAAGTTCTGTTAATTTCGCAACATTAAGTGCGGAAGCCGTAATTGTAGATACTTCGCTTTCTGTTTATCCGAATCCAGCATCTGATATTCTGAATATTAAAACACCAAATACTATAAATTCCATTGAGCTGTATTCTATTCTAGGTAAAAAAGTATTTGAAAGCAGCCAGAATACAAACCAAATTGATGTTAGTAATTTTCAATCTGGTATCTATCTTCTGAAAATTCAAACAGAGAAAGGTCGCGTCACTAAAAAAATAGTGATTAAATAA